Proteins encoded by one window of Arachis ipaensis cultivar K30076 chromosome B04, Araip1.1, whole genome shotgun sequence:
- the LOC107637042 gene encoding F-box/FBD/LRR-repeat protein At1g16930-like: MAPAISRVDRISALPDQILVHILSFLESKMVAATSILSSRWRDLWHSVPTVDLDDALFPDEEELFVRFAYAVILSRDVMQPILNFRLKSEYSLSAQCDVELWLNTAIQRKVERIELSPSIYSKIKLPFGILTCATLVVLKLANLTVDSISTVHLPALQTLYMDGVKFAKREYVDMILSGCPNIEDLQIESLKLYLKFRPLAVTFGNLIHMQFSVYDCIWWLLLRLLNSCPLLQILELRKEKKISTSL, translated from the exons ATGGCACCAGCCATATCAAGAGTTGATAGAATTAGTGCATTACCGGATCAGATTCTTGTTCACATCCTTTCTTTTTTGGAATCTAAAATGGTTGCAGCAACAAGCATTCTCTCGAGCAGGTGGAGAGATCTGTGGCACTCAGTTCCCACAGTGGACCTCGATGACGCACTCTTCCCGGATGAGGAAGAACTTTTTGTTCGCTTCGCGTACGCAGTTATACTCTCGCGAGATGTGATGCAACCCATTCTCAATTTCCGCCTCAAATCTGAGTATTCTTTAAGTGCTCAATGTGATGTAGAATTGTGGCTCAACACCGCCATACAACGTAAAGTTGAGAGGATTGAGCTGTCACCGTCCATTTATTCTAAGATAAAGTTGCCGTTTGGAATTCTGACATGTGCAACCCTTGTTGTTCTCAAGTTGGCAAACTTAACAGTGGACAGTATTTCAACAGTACACTTACCGGCTCTTCAAACTTTGTATATGGATGGGGTTAAATTTGCAAAACGTGAATATGTTGATATGATTCTCTCAGGATGCCCAAATATTGAGGACTTGCAAATCGAATCTCTCAAATTGTATCTAAAGTTCAGACCTCTTGCCGTCACTTTCGGCAATCTAATTCACATGCAGTTCTCTGTGTATGATTGTATATGGTGGTTGCTACTTAGACTGCTCAACTCTTGTCCCTTGCTTCAAATTCTTGAACTGAGAAAG GAGAAAAAGATATCGACAAGTTTGTAG